The Longimicrobium sp. genomic interval ACCATGATGGAAAATACGGATGACGGAAGCCGATCGCCTCAGCGCCACGTTCGCCGCCCTCGCCGATCCCACGCGGCGGGCGATGCTGGCGCGCCTGTCGAGGGGCGAGGCGACGGTCACGGAGCTGGCGGAGCCGTTCGCCATGAGCATGCCCGCCATCTCCAAGCACCTGAAGGTGTTGGAGCGAGCGGGGCTGATCGAGCGCGGCCGCGAGGCGCAGTGGCGGCCGGCGCGGCTGCAGCCGGAACCCCTGCGCGAGGTGAACGAATGGATGGAGCCGTACCGCCGGTTCTGGGAGCAGAGCTTCGACCGGCTGGAAGAGTATCTTCGCACCCTTC includes:
- a CDS encoding metalloregulator ArsR/SmtB family transcription factor — encoded protein: MTEADRLSATFAALADPTRRAMLARLSRGEATVTELAEPFAMSMPAISKHLKVLERAGLIERGREAQWRPARLQPEPLREVNEWMEPYRRFWEQSFDRLEEYLRTLQSREPSDDHGSK